TATGATTCTCTAGAACTGTTAAATAGATTAAACGTGGAATAAGAACCAAAATCTTAGAAATTATGCACGTTTTGTTTGTATCAGCAATCGTGTTATACATGTGGCTTCCAAAATGATTCGAAACAACCTAAGATTTTTAACCGCGTGTGGCTGCCTATAAATTGGATCGATCCAATTAAGCATTCCACAGACCATACATCAAACTCTcaagaaaaaattatcaattCGATCACTTTGTGGATACATACTCATTCTCGCCATGGCATCAATGTCCACTAAAACCATCTTTGCAGCTTCCTCCATCAATCCTCCAATTGGTCCCGACAGAATTCAGAAAACTGCAAATTCGAATCCCTTCAGCCTGACCTCTTTGCCAAGTGCCCACAAACATTGGAAAATTTCCCAAGATCATGATACATTTGCTTCTACTCCTTTAGAATATCCAAACTACGGAACTAAGAAGCATGACTTTGTAAGAATATTATGCATGCAGTCACCTTAATTTTTATCTGTttcttttgattaatttctgGAGCTGTGTTCGACTGATCTCTTTGTCTGCAGGGCGGGCTCAGCGTCCAACATTCCCATAAATTAGAAGCATGTAGGCGTGCACTAAGGAAAGTAGGAAAAGATGACGGTTTCGAAAGTTTAAACATGATTAATGCCATCCAACGGCTCGGCATTGACTACCACTTCCAGGAAGACATTGATGCAATTTTGAAAGGGCAATATGCAAAATACATTGCTCATGGTGATTGCGGTCAGAATCTTCAGGAGGTTGCGCTACGCTTTCGACTGTTGAGACAGCGAGGATACTATGTACCAGCCAGTGAGTTATTCTCATTCCATTTTTTCAGCTTATATTACTAAAATCGATGACTATATCCTCACCCATCAATTGTTTTGAACAGATGTATTTAACAACTTCAAGGACAGGGAGGGAAAGTTTGACAAAGAACTAGGTAAAGACATTAACGGATTGATGGCTTTATTTGAAGCTTCACAGCTAAGTATAGAAGGAGAAGGCATACTAGATGAAGCTGACAGCTTTTGCGAGCAGCTTCTAAACGCGTGGCAAATCAGACATCTTGATGACAACCAAGTCAGTGTTGTTGGGAATACTTTAGGGAATCCTTATCACAAAAGCTTGGCAAGGTTCATGGCGAAGAAGTTTTTCGGTAATTTCACGGGCACAAATGGATGGTTGAATGATTTACGCCACCTAGCAAAACTGGATTTCAATATGGTCCAATCCATACACCAGAAGGAAATTGTTCAAATCTCCAAGTATGTGTAACATGAACAACTGGATGATTTACTACTTTATAATTGCagtgattatttttcttatctaaAGTCAATCTCTGTCATCTTAGATGGTGGAAAGATGTTGGTCTGGCACAGGAACTGAAGTTTGCAAGGGACCAACCGCTCAAATGGTACATTGTTTCCATGGCCTGTCTTACAGACCCAGATCTATCAGAGGAAAGGGTTGACCTCACAAAACCCATTTCTCTAATCTACATAATAGATGACATTTTCGATGTTCATGGAACGCTTGAAGATGTCACGCTCTTCACAGAAGCCATCAACAAGTATATATGCGCCTTAAATGCAGGATTACTTCTATTCCGATCCCTCTCAACCGTTgtatattcataaataaaatgttttaatttgCATGCAGATGGGATTATGCTGCACTTGAGCAGTTACCCGAATACATGAAGATATGCTTCACTGCTCTTAATGACATCACTAACCAAATCAGCTACAAGATATATCAAAAACATGGGTGGAATCCCGTAGATTCTTTAAGAAAGACGGTAAATACAAAATACTTTCTATGCATTAACTTATCTAATAAATGAAGACATGCATCTTCATCATGAAAATCACGAATTATATATTGCAGTGGGCTAGTTTGTGCAACGCTTTTCTGGTAGAGGCTCAATGGTTTTCTTCTGGGCAGTCTCCAAAACCAGAAGAATATCTGAAGAATGCAGTTATTAGTTCAGGGGTACATGTGGTACTAGTTcacattttcttccaattggGACATGGCATAACAAAGGAAACTGTAGATCTTGTTGACAATGTACCTGGGATTATATCTTCACCTGCCACAATTCTTCGGCTTTGGGACGACTTGGGAAGTGCCATGGTGAGTATGCTACTCTTGAACAGTGGCTCATGTCCTAGAAGTTCACTTTCAGACAAAGTTATggcaaattaaaatttaatcacCAATAATATGCACGTGCGTGGTTGATGTGATTGCAGGATGAGAGTCAAGATGGCCATGATGGATCGTACATAGATTATTACATGAAAGAACACAAGGATTCTACAGTCAAAGAAGCACGAGAGAAGGTTGTCGATATGATTTCAGATTCATGGAAACGCCTAAACAAGGAGTGTCTGATCTCTCCAAATCAACTTCCAGCAAAATTCAACGAGGCATGTCTTAATGTGGCAAGAATGGTGCCCTTGTTGTATAGTTATGACGACAACCATGACCTCCCAAGCCTCGAGGAACATATGAAATCCGTGCTTTATGTAAGTGTGCCTATGTAAGGCAATATcctaatgaaaaattaaaatagaaccTAAGCTTTCATCTTATATATGGGCGGGTGGATATCCATACCTGCCATCCGcccatttgattttattttaagatgaatCCGCTTGCTTGGGGTAATGATTTTCAGCCCGTTACCTTAGCGAGTTAgctcgttaatttgttttttatttaatgattaaggaagtgactattagtgtattggtatattttttctattttttaaaaatattaaaataaatttaaaacatcttaaaaggaaaaagcaaaaaaattgtaaaaaaaagtgACATTTCGCTGAGGGGACACTCGTTGGGCAGCATAATAGCAGCCTCCTTGTAGAAATTATTTTGCCTTTTATCAATGGCTACTAGTacttttagagaaatgatatttatagtcttaGGGGATGAAAGTACTGCACAtttcctttgaaaaaagtgagtaaattttgaacctacataaaaaattattttttaaaattatatactccactttttttcaaagtgggGCTTTCACCCTCAAATAATTATtactaaattataatattattaattcttcATGTGGCTGTTTTGAGTATTGGTAGGTAACATGGCCGGTCAAAATAGACTAATACTAGATATAGTCACTAGGCCTGTGCAGAAAAGGGCTTGGTCGAGGGTTCCCTGGACAGGATTTTAAAGGAAAAGTTCCAATAGGAAGATTTAGTAATGGAAAGGTTCCCTCAGACAGTCGCCGGCCACAGTTTCTTCTATCTCAGTAATTTCGTACACCATCAATGATGTTGATCTCAACGATTTCagaattttaggaaaaaaaaaaaaaacccaacagTTTCAGCCCTTCTTCCCACATGCACAAAGACATTTCCTTCCAACGAAGTCCGCTGCAGTTGCATTTGATTCTCTGTCTCTTTATTTGTAGATAAATTCCTTTATCGACACCTTCCACTTCCAgctaacagaataaattctggtttcccatttctttctttttctgtccGACCCAAGCttggaagagaagagaagagaagagaagagaagagaagagtaGAGTAGGGATATCACCTCCAACCCATGGCCAATCTTGGTCCCGAGTACCCGTACTCTCCGATCCCGGTCAATCTCTTTGTTTCCAAGAAACATCGTGGCCTTTCCCGTGGTGACCTCGGGTTTGCCGACGCCTCCGGTCGCATCGTTTTCAGTGTCAACCGTCCATCTTCCAAATACTCTGCTAATAAGCTAGTACTTCTCGATGCCACTGGAAAACCTCTGATTTCGATGCACCGTCACGATGtcagtctctctctccctctctgtgtTTGGTTCCgcagaaataataaatatatatttatttgaaaaaaaaactataatttgGGAGACATTATCATACATACGGTTGAGAAAcagaaa
This genomic interval from Carya illinoinensis cultivar Pawnee chromosome 10, C.illinoinensisPawnee_v1, whole genome shotgun sequence contains the following:
- the LOC122278752 gene encoding (3S,6E)-nerolidol synthase 1-like, whose protein sequence is MASMSTKTIFAASSINPPIGPDRIQKTANSNPFSLTSLPSAHKHWKISQDHDTFASTPLEYPNYGTKKHDFGGLSVQHSHKLEACRRALRKVGKDDGFESLNMINAIQRLGIDYHFQEDIDAILKGQYAKYIAHGDCGQNLQEVALRFRLLRQRGYYVPANVFNNFKDREGKFDKELGKDINGLMALFEASQLSIEGEGILDEADSFCEQLLNAWQIRHLDDNQVSVVGNTLGNPYHKSLARFMAKKFFGNFTGTNGWLNDLRHLAKLDFNMVQSIHQKEIVQISKWWKDVGLAQELKFARDQPLKWYIVSMACLTDPDLSEERVDLTKPISLIYIIDDIFDVHGTLEDVTLFTEAINKWDYAALEQLPEYMKICFTALNDITNQISYKIYQKHGWNPVDSLRKTWASLCNAFLVEAQWFSSGQSPKPEEYLKNAVISSGVHVVLVHIFFQLGHGITKETVDLVDNVPGIISSPATILRLWDDLGSAMDESQDGHDGSYIDYYMKEHKDSTVKEAREKVVDMISDSWKRLNKECLISPNQLPAKFNEACLNVARMVPLLYSYDDNHDLPSLEEHMKSVLYVSVPM